From Moraxella sp. K1664, one genomic window encodes:
- the fghA gene encoding S-formylglutathione hydrolase, whose amino-acid sequence MQHLETFRIFNGEQQIWQHSSATLNCEMKFAIYLPSAAKTQKLPVLYWLSGLTCTEQNFITKSGFQRYADEHNVIVVAPDTSPRGERVADDTAYDLGQGAGFYVNATQPPWAEHYQMYDYIAGELPSLINTHFPTNGKQSIFGHSMGGHGALVIAFKNPDVYQSVSAFSPIVAPSQVAWGQKAFGAYLGDNQADWQDYDSVALLQKYHANIIAKNLPILIEQGDTDQFLAEQLKPELFCQMADKLGVNYEYHLQAGYDHSYYFIATFIGKHIEFHAQHLKK is encoded by the coding sequence ATGCAACACCTAGAAACCTTTCGCATTTTTAATGGCGAACAACAAATTTGGCAACATTCATCGGCAACACTAAATTGTGAAATGAAATTCGCCATTTATTTGCCAAGTGCCGCCAAAACCCAAAAATTGCCTGTGCTATATTGGCTATCAGGCTTGACTTGCACCGAGCAGAATTTCATCACCAAATCAGGCTTCCAGCGTTATGCCGATGAACATAATGTCATTGTCGTTGCCCCTGATACCAGTCCACGGGGCGAGCGTGTGGCGGACGATACGGCTTATGATTTGGGGCAAGGGGCGGGATTTTATGTTAATGCGACCCAACCCCCTTGGGCGGAGCATTATCAGATGTATGATTATATTGCGGGTGAGTTGCCAAGCTTGATAAATACTCATTTCCCGACCAATGGCAAACAGTCCATTTTTGGGCATTCTATGGGCGGACATGGGGCACTCGTGATTGCCTTTAAAAATCCTGATGTGTATCAAAGTGTGTCGGCATTTTCGCCCATAGTCGCCCCAAGCCAAGTTGCGTGGGGGCAAAAAGCGTTCGGTGCCTATTTGGGCGACAATCAAGCAGATTGGCAAGATTATGACAGCGTGGCATTATTGCAAAAATATCACGCCAATATCATTGCCAAAAATTTGCCGATTTTGATTGAGCAGGGCGATACAGACCAGTTTTTAGCCGAGCAATTAAAACCCGAACTGTTTTGCCAAATGGCGGATAAACTGGGCGTAAATTATGAGTATCATCTGCAAGCTGGTTATGACCATTCTTATTATTTTATCGCCACGTTTATTGGTAAGCACATTGAATTTCACGCACAGCACCTAAAAAAATGA
- a CDS encoding NarK family nitrate/nitrite MFS transporter — MSAKNELKGGGVIHDWRPEDDEFWENGGKQTASRNLWISIPALLLGFAVWVIWSVVVVRMPDAGFNFSKDELFWLTALPALSGATLRIFYSFMVPVFGGRRWTALSTASLLIPMLWMGFALQNPNTPFSVFVIIALLCGLGGGNFSSSMSNISFFYPKSKQGTALGLNAGLGNLGVSTVQFVVPAVIGLSIIGTGVTLDNGKSLYLHNAAFVWVPFIALMAILAWFFMNDLSSAKASFKDQSIIFKRYHNWVMCILYLGTFGSFIGFSAAFPMLIKQSFADIDPLKVAFLGPLVGAIFRPVGGWLADKMGGARVTFFNFIVMAVATVGVIVFLPKDGTGGSFAGYFACFMVLFITTGIGNGSTFRMIPVIFRTLHERKNSPDLINVARKESAAVVGFTGAFAAYGGFFIPKMFGWFGVNSTLIMLIVFYVICLMITWWYYGRKGAEYPC; from the coding sequence ATGAGTGCAAAAAATGAACTAAAAGGCGGGGGCGTGATTCACGACTGGCGACCCGAAGACGATGAGTTTTGGGAAAATGGCGGTAAGCAGACCGCCAGTCGCAACCTATGGATTTCTATTCCTGCTCTACTACTTGGCTTTGCGGTGTGGGTCATCTGGTCGGTGGTGGTTGTGCGTATGCCTGATGCTGGCTTTAATTTTAGCAAAGATGAGTTGTTTTGGCTTACCGCCTTACCTGCCTTATCAGGGGCGACTTTGCGAATTTTTTATTCGTTTATGGTGCCTGTATTTGGTGGACGGCGGTGGACGGCTCTGTCTACGGCAAGCCTGCTTATCCCCATGCTGTGGATGGGATTTGCCCTACAAAATCCCAATACACCATTTAGCGTGTTTGTCATCATTGCTTTATTGTGCGGTTTGGGTGGGGGTAATTTCTCATCTAGTATGTCTAATATCTCGTTTTTTTATCCCAAATCCAAGCAAGGCACGGCTTTGGGGCTAAATGCAGGACTTGGCAATTTGGGCGTATCTACCGTGCAATTTGTTGTCCCTGCGGTCATTGGCTTATCAATCATTGGCACAGGCGTTACACTTGACAACGGTAAGAGCTTATATCTGCATAACGCCGCCTTTGTGTGGGTGCCTTTTATTGCATTGATGGCGATATTGGCATGGTTTTTTATGAATGATTTATCCTCTGCCAAAGCATCTTTTAAAGACCAATCCATCATCTTTAAACGCTATCACAACTGGGTCATGTGCATACTGTACTTGGGGACTTTTGGTTCATTTATCGGCTTTTCAGCGGCGTTCCCCATGCTCATCAAGCAATCTTTTGCTGACATTGACCCCTTGAAAGTCGCTTTTTTAGGTCCTTTGGTGGGAGCGATATTCCGTCCTGTTGGTGGCTGGCTTGCTGACAAAATGGGTGGGGCAAGGGTTACGTTTTTTAACTTCATTGTCATGGCGGTAGCAACCGTTGGCGTGATTGTCTTTTTGCCAAAAGATGGCACAGGTGGCAGTTTTGCAGGGTATTTTGCTTGCTTTATGGTGTTGTTCATCACCACAGGCATTGGCAATGGTTCAACCTTTCGCATGATTCCTGTCATTTTTCGCACACTTCACGAACGCAAAAACTCGCCCGACCTTATCAATGTCGCCAGAAAAGAATCGGCGGCGGTGGTTGGGTTTACAGGAGCATTTGCTGCCTATGGGGGGTTTTTCATCCCTAAGATGTTTGGCTGGTTTGGGGTAAATAGTACGCTTATCATGCTCATCGTCTTTTATGTGATTTGCCTTATGATTACATGGTGGTATTATGGTCGTAAAGGGGCGGAATACCCGTGCTAA
- a CDS encoding IS110 family transposase, producing the protein MRLLKQTLHKQGKRQMIHYIGIDISKAKFDVAFINPSTNKVKTKVFNNNKAGFDLLLAWLKTNVSNHLDELHIILEATGVYHEHLSEFLDDNNIKQSIVNPNYVRKFADSLGVIHKTDKKDSIILSRYGYSHKPEVWVAPSIEAKQLKALLARLEALKEDLQREQNRQELLLSPNLPDLVKASMQTVISVLQEEIAKLTKDIDDFVDKQPSLKQDKTLLETIDGIGSVIAKEVVCLIHTKQFKKASQMASFLGLIPKQRQSGVFKGATKLSKQGQVSLRAKLYMSAMSAIRYNSTIKAFYERLQQNGKTKMQALCACMRKLVHICFGVIKTQTSFEQQVSLS; encoded by the coding sequence GTGCGTTTATTAAAACAGACACTGCATAAACAAGGCAAGAGACAGATGATACACTATATTGGCATAGACATCAGCAAAGCAAAGTTTGATGTTGCATTTATAAACCCAAGCACAAATAAAGTAAAAACCAAGGTTTTTAACAACAACAAAGCAGGCTTTGATTTACTGCTTGCTTGGTTAAAAACCAATGTCAGCAATCATCTTGATGAGCTACACATCATCCTAGAAGCAACAGGGGTTTATCATGAACACCTAAGTGAGTTTCTTGATGATAATAATATCAAGCAAAGCATTGTCAATCCTAACTATGTCCGCAAATTTGCAGACAGTTTGGGGGTAATCCATAAAACTGATAAAAAAGACAGCATTATTTTATCAAGGTATGGTTATAGCCACAAGCCTGAGGTTTGGGTAGCACCTAGCATTGAAGCCAAACAGCTAAAAGCTCTATTGGCTCGCTTAGAAGCACTCAAAGAAGATTTGCAACGAGAGCAAAACCGACAAGAGTTGCTCTTATCACCCAATCTGCCCGATTTGGTTAAAGCATCCATGCAAACAGTCATCAGTGTCCTTCAAGAGGAAATTGCCAAACTCACCAAAGACATTGATGACTTTGTTGACAAACAACCAAGTTTAAAGCAAGACAAAACCTTACTTGAAACCATTGACGGTATTGGTTCTGTTATTGCCAAAGAAGTGGTATGCTTAATACATACCAAACAATTTAAAAAAGCCTCACAGATGGCTTCGTTTTTAGGCTTAATACCCAAACAAAGACAGTCAGGTGTCTTTAAGGGAGCAACCAAACTGTCCAAACAAGGGCAAGTCTCTTTGCGTGCTAAGCTGTATATGTCTGCAATGAGTGCCATTCGTTATAATAGCACCATTAAGGCATTTTATGAACGATTACAACAAAACGGTAAAACCAAAATGCAAGCCTTATGTGCTTGTATGCGTAAATTGGTACATATCTGTTTTGGTGTTATCAAAACCCAAACATCCTTTGAGCAACAAGTATCTTTAAGTTAG
- a CDS encoding nitrate reductase subunit alpha yields the protein MSHLLDQFRFFKKKTGEYADGHGEIRDENRDWENSYRSRWQFDKIVRSTHGVNCTGSCSWKIYVKNGLVTWETQQTDYPRTRPDLPNHEPRGCPRGASYSWYMYSANRVKYPKVRKPLLKLWREAKATYKNPVDAWASIVTDPAKTEQYKSKRGMGGFVRSSWNEVVEIIAASNIYTAKTFGPDRIIGFSPIPAMSMISYAAGSRYLSLIGGVCLSFYDWYCDLPPASPMTWGEQTDVPEAADWYNSDYIIAWGSNVPQTRTPDAHFFTEVRYKGTKTVAITPDYAEIAKLCDLWLNPKQGTDAALAQAFCHVIIKEFYLKNPSAYFIDYAKRYTDLPMLVMVEGEGQSARAGRFLRASDLVDNLGQDNNPEWKTIAVNDNGELVSPYGAIGYRWGESGRWNLENKEGTNNTDVNLSLTLKGSGEITTVGMDYFGGDEHPYFTAAQGDSIQYKNVPCKTLTLANGETVKVVTVFDLMLANLGVDNGVGGQHVTDDYNDETVAGTPAWQEKITGVSREKVIQIAREFADNADKTHGKSMVIIGAGMNHWYHMDMNYRGVINMLMLCGCIGQTGGGWAHYVGQEKLRPQTGWAPVAFALDWHRPPRHMNGTSFFYNHSSQWRHEKVSAHEILSPHADKSQFPEHMLDYNVRAERAGWLPSAPQLNMNPLELGRLAKSSGQDIESYVVDNLANGNVRFAAESPDNPANFPRNLFIWRSNLLGSSGKGHEYMLHYLLGTKHGILGEETIHDGIRPTEIDFEPNGATGKLDLVTTLDFRMSSTCLYSDIVLPTATWYEKDDLNTSDMHPFIHPLTAATDPAWESKTDWEIYKLIAQKFSELSVGHLGVETDIVTLPMQHDSEGELAQPFGGTDWKTQGVRPVPGKNCPHIKVVERDYPSTYAKFTSLGTLMDKLGNGSKGITWDTKEEVKLLGELNYTVTEDTVAHGRPRINTAVDAAETVLMLAPETNGHVAVKAWADLSSNTGRDHTHLAKSSEHEKIRFRDIVAQPRKIISSPTWSGLESEKVSYNAGYTNVHELIPWRTITGRQQFYQDHPWMQAFGEQMQQYRPPIDTRTTDELKRYKSNGNKEIVLNFLTPHQKWGIHSTYSENLLMLTLSRGGPIVWMSEIDAKKASIEDNDWIEVFNHNGTITARAVVSQRVKEGMTMMYHAQEKLVNIPGSENSGTRGGIHNSVTRAILKPTHMIGGYAQQAYGFNYYGTVGCNRDEFVVVRKMANIDWLEGKPDDSLPRPLPTTLD from the coding sequence ATGAGCCATTTATTAGACCAATTCCGTTTTTTTAAGAAAAAAACGGGCGAATACGCTGACGGACACGGCGAGATTCGTGATGAAAACCGTGATTGGGAGAACAGCTACCGCAGTCGTTGGCAGTTTGACAAAATTGTCCGTTCCACTCACGGCGTGAATTGTACAGGTTCATGTTCATGGAAAATCTATGTCAAAAACGGACTGGTAACGTGGGAGACTCAGCAAACCGACTACCCACGCACTCGCCCAGATTTGCCCAACCACGAACCTCGTGGTTGCCCTCGTGGTGCATCTTATAGTTGGTATATGTATTCTGCCAACCGTGTCAAATACCCCAAAGTACGTAAGCCTTTGTTAAAACTGTGGCGTGAGGCCAAAGCAACTTACAAAAATCCTGTGGATGCATGGGCGAGTATCGTAACCGACCCAGCTAAGACCGAACAATATAAATCCAAGCGTGGCATGGGGGGTTTTGTTCGTTCATCATGGAATGAGGTTGTTGAGATTATCGCCGCCTCCAACATTTATACCGCTAAGACCTTTGGCCCTGACCGCATCATCGGGTTTTCACCCATTCCTGCCATGAGTATGATAAGCTACGCCGCTGGTTCTCGCTATCTGTCGCTCATCGGTGGGGTATGTTTGTCGTTTTATGATTGGTATTGCGACTTACCGCCAGCATCTCCGATGACATGGGGTGAACAAACAGACGTGCCAGAGGCTGCCGATTGGTATAATTCTGATTACATCATCGCATGGGGGTCAAACGTGCCCCAAACCCGTACCCCAGATGCTCACTTTTTTACCGAAGTACGTTACAAAGGCACAAAAACAGTTGCCATCACACCTGACTATGCCGAGATTGCCAAACTGTGCGACCTATGGCTAAACCCAAAACAAGGCACAGATGCGGCTTTGGCACAGGCATTTTGTCATGTGATTATCAAAGAATTTTATCTAAAAAATCCAAGTGCCTATTTTATCGATTATGCCAAACGCTATACCGATTTGCCCATGCTTGTCATGGTAGAGGGTGAAGGGCAGTCAGCACGAGCAGGGCGTTTTTTACGTGCATCTGACTTAGTGGATAACCTAGGTCAAGACAACAACCCTGAATGGAAAACCATCGCCGTCAATGACAATGGTGAACTTGTGTCGCCTTATGGAGCAATTGGTTACCGTTGGGGCGAGAGTGGTCGTTGGAATTTAGAGAATAAAGAGGGTACAAATAATACAGACGTAAACCTAAGCCTAACTCTAAAAGGCTCAGGTGAGATAACAACCGTTGGTATGGATTACTTTGGCGGTGATGAACATCCTTACTTTACCGCAGCCCAAGGTGACAGCATCCAGTATAAAAACGTGCCTTGCAAAACGCTTACATTGGCAAATGGCGAAACGGTCAAAGTGGTAACAGTCTTTGACTTAATGCTTGCCAATCTTGGCGTGGACAATGGCGTGGGCGGTCAGCACGTAACCGATGATTATAATGACGAAACCGTGGCAGGCACACCTGCTTGGCAAGAAAAAATCACAGGCGTAAGCCGTGAAAAAGTCATTCAAATCGCTCGTGAATTTGCCGACAATGCCGACAAGACTCATGGCAAGTCGATGGTCATCATCGGGGCAGGCATGAACCACTGGTATCACATGGACATGAACTACCGTGGCGTTATCAATATGCTTATGCTGTGTGGCTGTATCGGTCAGACAGGGGGCGGTTGGGCTCACTATGTCGGTCAAGAAAAACTAAGACCGCAGACAGGCTGGGCTCCTGTTGCCTTTGCTCTAGACTGGCACAGACCGCCACGCCACATGAACGGCACGAGTTTCTTTTATAATCATAGCTCACAATGGCGACACGAGAAAGTCTCGGCTCATGAGATTCTATCGCCACACGCTGATAAATCACAGTTCCCTGAGCATATGCTTGACTACAACGTGCGTGCTGAGCGTGCAGGTTGGCTACCATCTGCCCCACAGCTTAACATGAACCCCTTGGAGCTTGGTCGTCTTGCCAAGTCATCAGGGCAGGACATTGAGAGCTATGTTGTGGACAATCTGGCAAATGGCAACGTGCGTTTTGCTGCCGAGTCGCCTGACAATCCTGCCAACTTCCCCCGCAACCTATTCATCTGGCGGTCAAACCTGCTTGGCTCATCGGGTAAGGGGCATGAATATATGCTTCACTACCTACTAGGCACCAAGCACGGTATCCTAGGCGAAGAGACCATTCATGACGGCATTCGCCCGACTGAGATTGACTTTGAGCCAAATGGGGCAACGGGCAAACTTGACCTTGTTACCACGCTTGATTTTAGAATGTCGTCCACCTGTCTGTACTCAGACATCGTGCTACCGACTGCCACATGGTACGAAAAAGACGACTTAAACACGTCTGACATGCACCCCTTTATCCACCCCTTGACTGCCGCCACCGACCCTGCGTGGGAGTCTAAGACGGACTGGGAGATTTATAAGCTCATCGCCCAAAAATTCTCTGAGCTGTCTGTCGGTCATCTTGGCGTGGAGACGGACATCGTAACCTTGCCCATGCAACACGACAGCGAAGGCGAGCTGGCTCAGCCCTTTGGCGGAACGGACTGGAAAACCCAAGGCGTACGCCCCGTCCCTGGTAAGAACTGCCCACACATCAAAGTCGTGGAGCGTGATTATCCGTCCACGTATGCCAAATTCACATCGCTTGGCACGCTCATGGACAAGCTTGGTAACGGCTCAAAAGGTATCACATGGGACACCAAGGAAGAAGTTAAACTGCTTGGCGAACTCAACTACACCGTTACCGAAGACACCGTGGCTCACGGTCGCCCACGCATTAATACCGCTGTGGACGCTGCTGAGACGGTGCTTATGCTTGCCCCTGAGACCAACGGACACGTTGCGGTCAAGGCATGGGCGGACTTGTCAAGCAACACAGGGCGAGACCACACGCACCTTGCCAAATCGTCCGAGCATGAAAAAATCCGTTTCCGTGATATTGTCGCTCAGCCCCGTAAGATTATCTCATCCCCAACTTGGTCGGGATTAGAATCTGAAAAAGTCAGCTACAATGCAGGCTACACCAACGTGCATGAGCTCATCCCTTGGCGTACCATCACAGGTCGTCAGCAGTTCTACCAAGACCATCCGTGGATGCAGGCGTTTGGCGAGCAGATGCAACAATACCGCCCACCGATTGACACAAGAACGACAGATGAGCTAAAACGCTATAAGTCAAATGGCAACAAAGAGATTGTACTAAACTTCCTAACGCCACACCAAAAATGGGGCATTCACAGTACTTACTCTGAGAACCTGCTCATGCTAACCCTATCCCGTGGTGGGCCTATCGTGTGGATGAGTGAGATTGATGCCAAAAAAGCAAGTATCGAAGACAACGATTGGATTGAAGTCTTTAACCACAACGGCACAATCACCGCCCGTGCGGTCGTCTCTCAGCGTGTCAAAGAAGGCATGACGATGATGTACCACGCCCAAGAAAAGCTTGTGAACATCCCTGGTTCTGAAAACTCAGGCACCCGTGGCGGTATTCACAACTCAGTAACTCGGGCAATCCTAAAACCCACGCACATGATTGGCGGTTATGCCCAGCAAGCGTACGGCTTTAACTACTATGGTACGGTCGGCTGTAACCGTGATGAGTTCGTGGTGGTGCGTAAGATGGCGAACATCGACTGGCTAGAAGGCAAGCCTGACGACAGTCTGCCACGTCCATTGCCTACTACTTTGGACTGA
- the narH gene encoding nitrate reductase subunit beta, producing the protein MKIRSQVGMVLNLDKCIGCHTCSVTCKNVWTSREGMEYAWFNNVESKPGIGYPKEWENQEKWKGGWIRNANGSINPRIGGKFRVLANIFANPDLPTLDDYYEPFDFDYQHLHTAPLGDHQPIARPRSLITGKRMQKIEWGPNWEEILGSEFAKRRADKNFDQVQADIYGEYENTFMMYLPRLCEHCLNPTCVASCPSGAIYKREEDGIVLIDQDKCRGWRMCISGCPYKKIYYNWKSGKSEKCIFCYPRIESGQPTICSETCVGRIRYLGVLLYDADKIKEAASTPNEKDLYKAQLDVFLDPNDPAVIEQALKDGVPMSVIESAQKSPVYKLAMDWQLALPLHPEYRTLPMVWYVPPLSPIQNAAEAGKVGMDGLIPDVDSLRISVKYLANMLTAGDEVPVKLALKRLLAMRSYKRMQLVDKVESQAVLDEVGLTKHQVEEMYRYLAIANYEDRFVIPTAHREEALSDAFADKNGCGFTFGNGCTGGNDVSMFGQRKSNRREMIETVQTWDN; encoded by the coding sequence ATGAAAATTCGCTCACAAGTTGGCATGGTGCTAAACCTTGATAAATGTATCGGTTGCCACACCTGCTCTGTAACCTGCAAAAACGTCTGGACAAGCCGTGAAGGCATGGAATACGCATGGTTTAACAACGTAGAGTCCAAGCCTGGTATCGGCTACCCCAAAGAGTGGGAAAACCAAGAAAAATGGAAAGGGGGCTGGATTCGTAACGCCAATGGCTCCATCAACCCACGCATTGGCGGTAAATTCCGTGTGCTTGCCAACATCTTTGCCAACCCTGATTTGCCAACGCTTGACGACTATTATGAGCCGTTTGACTTTGACTATCAGCACCTGCACACCGCCCCATTAGGCGACCATCAGCCGATTGCACGCCCACGCTCGCTTATTACAGGTAAGCGTATGCAAAAAATCGAATGGGGGCCAAACTGGGAAGAAATCCTAGGCTCTGAATTTGCCAAACGCCGTGCCGATAAGAACTTTGACCAAGTTCAAGCCGACATTTATGGCGAGTACGAAAACACCTTTATGATGTATCTGCCACGCTTGTGCGAGCATTGCTTAAACCCAACGTGTGTGGCGTCTTGCCCATCGGGAGCCATTTATAAGCGTGAAGAAGATGGCATTGTGCTTATCGACCAAGACAAATGCCGTGGCTGGCGTATGTGTATCTCGGGCTGTCCTTATAAGAAGATTTATTATAACTGGAAATCAGGCAAATCCGAAAAATGTATCTTCTGCTATCCACGCATTGAGTCAGGTCAGCCAACCATCTGCTCTGAGACCTGTGTGGGGCGTATTCGCTATCTTGGCGTGCTTTTGTATGATGCCGACAAAATCAAAGAAGCCGCCAGTACTCCGAACGAAAAAGACCTGTACAAAGCTCAGCTTGATGTGTTCTTAGACCCCAATGACCCTGCCGTCATTGAGCAAGCTCTAAAAGATGGCGTGCCGATGAGCGTGATTGAGTCCGCCCAAAAATCGCCTGTGTATAAACTGGCGATGGATTGGCAACTTGCCCTGCCTTTGCACCCAGAATATCGCACCTTGCCGATGGTGTGGTATGTGCCACCACTATCGCCAATCCAAAACGCTGCCGAGGCGGGCAAAGTGGGCATGGACGGGCTTATCCCTGATGTCGATAGCCTACGTATCTCTGTCAAATACCTTGCCAATATGCTGACCGCTGGCGATGAAGTGCCTGTCAAGTTGGCACTCAAACGCCTGCTTGCCATGCGTTCTTATAAGCGTATGCAACTTGTCGATAAGGTCGAAAGCCAAGCGGTGCTTGATGAAGTGGGCTTGACCAAACACCAAGTCGAAGAGATGTACCGCTATTTGGCAATCGCCAACTACGAAGACCGCTTTGTCATTCCGACCGCTCACCGTGAAGAAGCGTTGTCTGATGCCTTTGCCGACAAAAACGGCTGTGGCTTTACCTTTGGTAATGGCTGTACAGGCGGTAATGATGTCAGTATGTTCGGTCAGCGTAAGTCCAATCGCCGTGAGATGATTGAGACCGTGCAGACATGGGATAACTGA
- the narJ gene encoding nitrate reductase molybdenum cofactor assembly chaperone — MNHLDFKLLKVISLLMDYPSDELFADDTLDACKDIVATSKLISPDVRQEINAFVDELSSKGSIEAQSVYDSLFERGRSLSLWLFEHVHGESRDRGQAMVDLMGQYEEAGFAIDVKELPDYLPMYLEFLSYKAGFADDVEIRMDIADVSHIIALLGARLVDKGSSYAGLFKALLQIAGKPLTVIDEELAKMGKDKVDDTTFDAIDKEWEEEAVDFLAAKQEERCPSNQTDIRIAETLARQAQNESEIPVHWVDFKTNKTVSQGVLS, encoded by the coding sequence ATGAATCATCTTGATTTTAAATTATTAAAAGTGATAAGTCTGCTGATGGATTATCCGTCTGATGAGCTGTTTGCCGATGATACGCTAGATGCGTGCAAAGACATCGTAGCCACGTCAAAGCTCATCAGCCCTGATGTCCGCCAAGAGATTAACGCCTTTGTTGATGAGTTATCAAGCAAAGGCTCGATTGAAGCTCAGTCGGTGTATGACAGTCTGTTTGAGCGTGGGCGTTCGTTGTCGCTTTGGCTGTTTGAACACGTGCATGGCGAGAGCCGAGACCGTGGACAAGCGATGGTCGATTTGATGGGACAGTACGAAGAGGCGGGCTTTGCCATTGATGTCAAAGAGTTGCCCGACTATTTACCCATGTATTTAGAATTTTTGTCTTATAAGGCAGGCTTTGCAGATGACGTTGAGATTCGCATGGACATTGCTGATGTCAGCCATATCATCGCTCTACTTGGGGCAAGACTTGTGGACAAAGGCAGTAGCTATGCTGGGCTGTTTAAGGCGTTATTGCAAATTGCAGGTAAGCCTTTGACCGTCATTGATGAAGAGCTTGCCAAGATGGGCAAAGACAAGGTGGATGATACGACTTTTGATGCCATTGACAAAGAATGGGAAGAAGAAGCCGTGGACTTTTTGGCGGCAAAGCAAGAAGAACGCTGTCCGTCAAACCAAACCGACATTCGCATTGCCGAGACCTTGGCAAGACAAGCCCAAAACGAAAGCGAAATCCCTGTGCATTGGGTAGATTTTAAAACCAACAAAACCGTTAGCCAAGGAGTGTTATCATGA
- the narI gene encoding respiratory nitrate reductase subunit gamma: MTATTPENWLHVFLFGIYPYIALTVCILGCWARFDLSQYTWRAGSSQMLNDKGMRVASNLFHVGILVVLLGHFFGMLTPHFVYERIITAPQKQLLAVIVGGIAGVMCLVGLLMLIWRRFTDPRVSHTSTFSDKMLLVIILVQLLMGLGTIFSYPHHKDGALMVSLAGWAQNLAILRPVYAASLVEDAGLIYKLHMFLGTTLILLVPFTRLIHIISAPIWYLGRRYQIVRHKTSQ; this comes from the coding sequence ATCACAGCAACGACCCCCGAAAACTGGCTCCATGTCTTTTTGTTCGGTATTTATCCTTATATTGCTTTGACGGTATGTATTTTGGGATGTTGGGCAAGATTTGACCTGTCGCAGTACACATGGCGTGCAGGGTCAAGCCAAATGCTAAACGACAAGGGAATGCGTGTGGCGAGCAACTTATTCCATGTTGGCATTCTTGTGGTACTGTTGGGGCATTTCTTTGGCATGCTAACCCCCCATTTTGTCTATGAACGTATCATCACCGCCCCCCAAAAACAGCTTTTGGCGGTCATCGTGGGTGGTATCGCAGGCGTGATGTGTCTTGTGGGGCTACTTATGCTCATCTGGCGACGTTTTACCGATCCACGAGTGAGCCATACGTCTACATTTAGTGATAAGATGCTCCTTGTTATCATTTTGGTGCAGTTGCTTATGGGACTTGGTACGATTTTTTCATATCCGCATCATAAAGATGGCGCATTGATGGTATCGCTTGCAGGTTGGGCTCAAAACCTTGCCATCTTACGACCTGTTTATGCAGCGTCTTTGGTAGAGGATGCAGGTCTGATTTATAAGTTGCACATGTTCTTAGGAACAACGCTGATTCTGCTTGTGCCATTTACTCGTCTTATCCACATCATCTCCGCACCGATTTGGTATTTGGGCAGACGTTATCAGATTGTCCGCCATAAGACATCACAGTAA